The Loxodonta africana isolate mLoxAfr1 chromosome 23, mLoxAfr1.hap2, whole genome shotgun sequence genome has a segment encoding these proteins:
- the MLF1 gene encoding myeloid leukemia factor 1 isoform X2 translates to MFGMLSSSFEEDPFFSDSFMAHRESMRQMMRSFSEPFGRDLFSISDGRERARDRRGHDDGENSFSCTDVSPFQAMDRMMLNMRNSMQEMQRNFGQLSVDPNGHSFCSSSVMTYSKVGDEPPKVFQASTQTRRAPGGIKETRRTLRDSDSGLEKMAVGHHIRDRAHVIKKSKNKKTGDEEVNQEFINMSERRNLAKVQPLRVEKDQTPLWTNSTSKDHLSKSAKNKSPCISFV, encoded by the exons TGATTCCTTTATGGCACACCGTGAAAGTATGCGACAGATGATGAGAAGTTTTTCTGAACCTTTTGGAAGAGACTTGTTCAGCATCTCCGATGGTAGAGAAAGAGCTCGTGACCGTAGAGGACATGATGATGGTGAAAATTCCTTCAGC TGTACAGATGTCAGCCCTTTTCAGGCGATGGACCGAATGATGTTAAATATGCGAAACAGTATGCAGGAAATGCAAAGAAACTTT GGTCAGCTTTCAGTGGATCCAAACGGACATTCATTTTGTTCTTCCTCAGTTATGACCTATTCCAAAGTAGGAGATGAACCACCAAAGGTTTTCCAGGCCTCCACTCAGACTCGTAGGGCTCCAGGAGGA ATAAAGGAAACCAGGAGAACTTTGAGAGATTCTGACAGTGGGTTAGAGAAAATGGCTGTTGGTCATCATATCCGTGATCGAGCtcatgtcattaaaaagtcaaAGAACAAGAAGACTGGTGATGAGGAGGTCAATCAGGAGTTCATCAACATGAGTGAAA GGAGAAACCTCGCCAAAGTCCAGCCATTGAGAGTGGAAAAAGATCAAACGCCTTTGTGGACAAACTCAACATCAAAGGATCATCTGTCAAAATCGGCAAAAAATAAATCACCATGCATTtcatttgtttag
- the MLF1 gene encoding myeloid leukemia factor 1 isoform X3 — protein MFGMLSSSFEEDPFFSDSFMAHRESMRQMMRSFSEPFGRDLFSISDGRERARDRRGHDDGENSFSCTDVSPFQAMDRMMLNMRNSMQEMQRNFGQLSVDPNGHSFCSSSVMTYSKVGDEPPKVFQASTQTRRAPGGIKETRRTLRDSDSGLEKMAVGHHIRDRAHVIKKSKNKKTGDEEVNQEFINMSESDAHAFDDEWQNEVLKHKPGGRWHHLENARMPGAGPENSGSRELKRRNLAKVQPLRVEKDQTPLWTNSTSKDHLSKSAKNKSPCISFV, from the exons TGATTCCTTTATGGCACACCGTGAAAGTATGCGACAGATGATGAGAAGTTTTTCTGAACCTTTTGGAAGAGACTTGTTCAGCATCTCCGATGGTAGAGAAAGAGCTCGTGACCGTAGAGGACATGATGATGGTGAAAATTCCTTCAGC TGTACAGATGTCAGCCCTTTTCAGGCGATGGACCGAATGATGTTAAATATGCGAAACAGTATGCAGGAAATGCAAAGAAACTTT GGTCAGCTTTCAGTGGATCCAAACGGACATTCATTTTGTTCTTCCTCAGTTATGACCTATTCCAAAGTAGGAGATGAACCACCAAAGGTTTTCCAGGCCTCCACTCAGACTCGTAGGGCTCCAGGAGGA ATAAAGGAAACCAGGAGAACTTTGAGAGATTCTGACAGTGGGTTAGAGAAAATGGCTGTTGGTCATCATATCCGTGATCGAGCtcatgtcattaaaaagtcaaAGAACAAGAAGACTGGTGATGAGGAGGTCAATCAGGAGTTCATCAACATGAGTGAAA GTGATGCTCACGCGTTTGATGACGAGTGGCAAAATGAGGTTTTGAAGCACAAACCAGGCGGAAGATGGCATCATCTAGAAAACGCCAGGATGCCAGGTGCTGGTCCCGAGAATTCAGGGTCCCGAGAACTTAAAAGAAG AAACCTCGCCAAAGTCCAGCCATTGAGAGTGGAAAAAGATCAAACGCCTTTGTGGACAAACTCAACATCAAAGGATCATCTGTCAAAATCGGCAAAAAATAAATCACCATGCATTtcatttgtttag
- the MLF1 gene encoding myeloid leukemia factor 1 isoform X1: protein MFGMLSSSFEEDPFFSDSFMAHRESMRQMMRSFSEPFGRDLFSISDGRERARDRRGHDDGENSFSCTDVSPFQAMDRMMLNMRNSMQEMQRNFGQLSVDPNGHSFCSSSVMTYSKVGDEPPKVFQASTQTRRAPGGIKETRRTLRDSDSGLEKMAVGHHIRDRAHVIKKSKNKKTGDEEVNQEFINMSESDAHAFDDEWQNEVLKHKPGGRWHHLENARMPGAGPENSGSRELKRREKPRQSPAIESGKRSNAFVDKLNIKGSSVKIGKK, encoded by the exons TGATTCCTTTATGGCACACCGTGAAAGTATGCGACAGATGATGAGAAGTTTTTCTGAACCTTTTGGAAGAGACTTGTTCAGCATCTCCGATGGTAGAGAAAGAGCTCGTGACCGTAGAGGACATGATGATGGTGAAAATTCCTTCAGC TGTACAGATGTCAGCCCTTTTCAGGCGATGGACCGAATGATGTTAAATATGCGAAACAGTATGCAGGAAATGCAAAGAAACTTT GGTCAGCTTTCAGTGGATCCAAACGGACATTCATTTTGTTCTTCCTCAGTTATGACCTATTCCAAAGTAGGAGATGAACCACCAAAGGTTTTCCAGGCCTCCACTCAGACTCGTAGGGCTCCAGGAGGA ATAAAGGAAACCAGGAGAACTTTGAGAGATTCTGACAGTGGGTTAGAGAAAATGGCTGTTGGTCATCATATCCGTGATCGAGCtcatgtcattaaaaagtcaaAGAACAAGAAGACTGGTGATGAGGAGGTCAATCAGGAGTTCATCAACATGAGTGAAA GTGATGCTCACGCGTTTGATGACGAGTGGCAAAATGAGGTTTTGAAGCACAAACCAGGCGGAAGATGGCATCATCTAGAAAACGCCAGGATGCCAGGTGCTGGTCCCGAGAATTCAGGGTCCCGAGAACTTAAAAGAAG GGAGAAACCTCGCCAAAGTCCAGCCATTGAGAGTGGAAAAAGATCAAACGCCTTTGTGGACAAACTCAACATCAAAGGATCATCTGTCAAAATCGGCAAAAAATAA